From a region of the Roseivirga sp. 4D4 genome:
- a CDS encoding PA0069 family radical SAM protein, which translates to MYKGRGAQIQVKNKFLLHEYVQEHIEGIDEYDEDAPKTKYIKIFPKTIVNKVTSPDVGMEYSLNPYQGCEHGCIYCYARNSHEYWGYNAGLDFERVILYKENAPELLEKQFQNPRWNPKTIVLSGNTDCYQPIERKLKITRKLLEIFLQYKHPVGMITKNVIVSRDIDILGPLADLNLIGLHFSLTSLDEKVRRKLEPRTATAKQKLKTIEKLSNRGIPVSIMIGPVIPGLNDHEIPAIMKAAANAGARSAGFTMVRLNGQIGQVFENWVPQAFPDRAEKILNQIKGAHNGKLNDSRFGMRMKGDGRMVQSIHRMFELNKAKYFKDIPHRPPLRTDLFARTTKGQIELF; encoded by the coding sequence ATGTACAAAGGAAGGGGAGCACAGATACAGGTCAAAAACAAATTCTTGCTTCATGAATATGTACAGGAACATATTGAGGGTATCGATGAGTATGATGAAGATGCGCCAAAGACCAAATACATCAAAATCTTTCCTAAAACCATTGTCAATAAAGTAACCAGTCCCGATGTAGGTATGGAATATTCCCTCAACCCCTATCAGGGTTGTGAACATGGCTGCATTTACTGCTATGCCCGAAACTCTCATGAATACTGGGGCTACAATGCAGGCCTCGACTTTGAAAGAGTCATCCTTTACAAGGAAAACGCTCCCGAACTCCTTGAGAAGCAGTTTCAAAATCCTAGATGGAACCCAAAGACAATTGTCCTTTCTGGAAATACCGACTGCTACCAACCGATCGAAAGAAAATTGAAAATCACCAGAAAGCTGCTTGAGATCTTCCTTCAGTATAAGCATCCAGTGGGGATGATTACCAAGAATGTGATTGTCTCGCGCGATATAGATATTCTCGGTCCACTAGCAGATCTGAATCTCATCGGATTGCATTTTTCGCTTACCTCCTTAGACGAAAAAGTCAGGCGAAAGCTGGAACCAAGGACTGCTACCGCCAAACAAAAGCTCAAAACGATAGAAAAGCTGTCCAATCGAGGCATTCCGGTCAGCATTATGATTGGCCCCGTGATTCCAGGACTCAATGATCATGAAATTCCAGCCATTATGAAAGCGGCAGCCAATGCCGGGGCCAGAAGTGCCGGTTTTACCATGGTAAGACTAAACGGGCAAATTGGTCAGGTTTTTGAAAACTGGGTGCCACAGGCTTTCCCCGATCGTGCGGAAAAGATTCTAAATCAAATCAAGGGGGCTCACAACGGGAAACTCAATGATAGTCGATTTGGCATGCGCATGAAAGGTGATGGGCGAATGGTACAGTCCATTCACCGGATGTTTGAGCTCAACAAAGCCAAATATTTCAAAGATATCCCCCATCGACCGCCACTTAGAACAGATTTATTTGCTCGAACAACTAAAGGGCAAATAGAACTATTCTAA
- a CDS encoding cation:proton antiporter produces the protein MTEIQQTVLLLGGFAIIAVAANQIAGFFQKIKLPFITGLLVIGLFSGPFIFKLLPKEAGSGLQFINDISLAFIAFAAAAELYLKELRGQMKSIKWMTFGQLAVTFIGSSVLIFFLAGQIEFMRDMNNASKVAVAIMMATIFVARSPASAIAVINEMRAKGPFVQMAMGVTVIKDFLVIVLFAVCLSIATSLVNGNPFDLQFLLILLAELSASFVLGYLVGRILILALKLRANPYFKMALILAIGYSVYLLYYFVKHYTLDHFGHEFHIEPLLICIIGSFIVTNYSRFRYEFIKLLEEIGPVIYICFFTLTGATVSIDILVKVIGVAFMLFGIRLVTMIIGSLVGGSLAGDSALFRKIGWMPFVTQAGVGLGLATIVANTFPVFGAEFQTIVVAVIVLNQFVGPPLFKWSIQMVGEARTKANTPHFDGVRDAIIIGIESQSVALARQLKEHNWEAELLTRSQEIEASEYPDLVVHKVGDFDVQTLIDNDIEKAEAVVLMLTDEENLAIAEILYEKVGTKDIVVRLNHRYNFEKFHKLDCLIVDPATAMVSLMDHLVRSPQAATLLLGMQENQDTMDVEVQNPNLRGLALRDLRLPSDVIVLSVNRGGQSIITHGYTRLRLGDTLTVVGSNSSLEEVSLRFER, from the coding sequence ATGACTGAAATACAACAGACAGTTTTACTTCTGGGTGGTTTTGCCATTATCGCTGTGGCAGCTAATCAGATTGCCGGCTTTTTCCAAAAGATCAAGCTTCCCTTTATCACGGGTTTGCTGGTAATTGGGCTGTTTTCAGGACCATTTATTTTCAAATTGCTTCCTAAGGAAGCAGGCTCAGGCCTTCAGTTTATCAATGATATTTCATTAGCCTTTATCGCTTTTGCCGCAGCGGCAGAGCTTTACTTAAAGGAGTTAAGAGGTCAGATGAAGAGCATTAAGTGGATGACCTTCGGCCAGCTGGCGGTGACGTTCATCGGCAGCTCCGTATTGATATTCTTTCTTGCCGGACAGATAGAGTTCATGCGAGATATGAACAACGCGTCCAAAGTAGCGGTGGCGATAATGATGGCAACCATTTTTGTGGCAAGATCACCTGCTTCGGCAATTGCCGTCATCAATGAGATGAGGGCTAAGGGCCCCTTTGTGCAGATGGCCATGGGGGTGACAGTAATCAAGGACTTCCTAGTAATCGTCTTGTTCGCGGTGTGCTTGTCTATCGCAACATCGCTTGTGAATGGAAATCCATTTGATTTACAGTTTTTGCTTATTCTTCTAGCGGAACTATCAGCTTCATTTGTATTGGGCTATTTGGTAGGTAGAATACTCATTCTGGCACTGAAACTAAGAGCCAATCCTTATTTTAAGATGGCTTTGATTCTGGCCATTGGCTATTCCGTTTACCTACTTTATTATTTTGTAAAACACTATACACTTGATCATTTTGGTCACGAGTTCCATATAGAACCCCTGCTTATCTGTATCATTGGTAGCTTCATTGTGACCAATTACTCACGTTTTAGGTACGAGTTCATCAAACTTCTGGAAGAAATAGGGCCGGTAATTTATATCTGCTTTTTCACACTTACTGGTGCTACAGTATCTATCGATATCCTTGTCAAGGTAATTGGAGTTGCCTTTATGTTGTTTGGCATTCGTCTGGTTACCATGATCATTGGTTCTTTGGTCGGAGGTTCTTTAGCGGGCGATTCGGCCTTGTTCCGAAAAATAGGCTGGATGCCTTTTGTGACACAGGCTGGAGTTGGTTTAGGATTGGCGACAATTGTAGCGAATACATTTCCTGTCTTTGGAGCAGAATTTCAAACCATCGTAGTTGCCGTAATCGTACTCAACCAATTTGTGGGTCCACCATTGTTCAAATGGTCTATCCAGATGGTTGGCGAAGCGCGCACTAAAGCCAATACTCCACACTTTGATGGTGTTCGTGATGCTATAATCATTGGTATTGAGTCACAGTCGGTGGCTCTGGCCAGGCAGTTAAAAGAACATAATTGGGAAGCTGAATTATTAACCAGAAGCCAGGAGATTGAAGCATCTGAATATCCCGATCTGGTAGTACATAAGGTAGGTGACTTTGATGTCCAAACGCTTATTGACAATGATATTGAAAAGGCCGAGGCCGTTGTTTTAATGCTAACGGACGAGGAGAACCTTGCCATAGCTGAAATACTTTACGAGAAGGTTGGGACCAAGGACATTGTGGTAAGGCTAAACCACCGCTACAACTTCGAGAAATTCCATAAACTGGACTGCCTGATAGTTGACCCAGCAACAGCCATGGTGAGTCTCATGGATCACTTGGTAAGGTCACCACAAGCGGCAACCCTTTTATTGGGTATGCAGGAAAATCAAGATACCATGGATGTGGAGGTGCAAAACCCGAACTTACGTGGTCTGGCATTGCGTGATCTAAGATTACCCTCTGACGTTATTGTGCTTTCTGTGAACAGAGGGGGGCAAAGCATCATCACCCACGGTTATACGCGATTGAGGTTAGGTGATACCCTCACAGTGGTTGGATCTAATTCTAGCTTGGAAGAAGTCTCTTTGCGTTTCGAGCGATAA
- a CDS encoding glycine--tRNA ligase yields the protein MAQNEDNLLKKIASHAKEYGFIFPSSEIYDGLGAAYDYGQNGVELKNNIKQYWWKAMVQMNENIVGIDASIFMHPTTWKASGHVDAFNDPLIDNKDSKKRYRADVLIEDHIAKIEAKINKEVTKAEKRFGDSFDKDQFMATNPNVLRNQAKIDGINERMGKGLENGDLADIKALIEELGIADPVSGSKNWTDVRQFNLMFSTEMGSVADDSNKIYLRPETAQGIFVNFLNVQKTGRMKIPFGIAQIGKAFRNEIIARQFIFRMREFEQMEMQFFVKPGEEIEWYENWKAKRIAWHKALGLGEENYRFHDHVNLAHYANAAADIQFNFPMGFKELEGIHSRTDFDLKAHEEHSGKKLQFFDTVENKSYVPYVVETSIGLDRMFLAILSSAFTEETLEDGSERTVLKLPAPLAPYHVAVLPLLKKEESGLPAKAREILSELQFDFNCQYDEKDAIGKRYRRQDAIGTPYCVTVDHQTLEDNTVTIRDRDDLSQIRVSIDEVKGKLKEKTSMESLLRKLD from the coding sequence ATGGCACAGAACGAAGATAATTTGCTCAAAAAGATCGCGAGTCACGCGAAGGAATACGGCTTCATTTTTCCATCCAGTGAAATTTATGACGGACTGGGTGCAGCATATGATTACGGGCAAAATGGAGTAGAGCTTAAGAACAATATCAAGCAATATTGGTGGAAGGCAATGGTTCAGATGAACGAGAACATTGTTGGCATTGATGCTTCAATTTTCATGCACCCAACCACCTGGAAAGCTTCTGGCCATGTCGATGCATTTAACGATCCGTTGATTGATAACAAAGACTCCAAAAAGCGATATAGAGCGGATGTGCTGATCGAAGATCACATCGCCAAGATAGAAGCGAAGATCAACAAAGAAGTGACCAAGGCGGAGAAGCGATTTGGTGACAGCTTTGACAAAGATCAGTTCATGGCGACTAATCCGAATGTGCTGAGAAATCAGGCCAAAATTGATGGCATCAATGAACGGATGGGAAAAGGCCTTGAAAATGGGGACCTCGCTGATATCAAAGCCTTGATTGAAGAATTGGGGATCGCAGATCCTGTATCGGGTTCTAAAAACTGGACCGATGTGCGTCAGTTTAACCTGATGTTCTCTACGGAGATGGGTTCCGTGGCTGATGATTCTAACAAAATCTACCTGAGACCAGAGACTGCCCAGGGCATCTTTGTCAACTTCCTCAATGTGCAAAAGACCGGTAGAATGAAAATCCCTTTCGGTATCGCTCAGATTGGTAAGGCATTTAGAAATGAGATCATTGCTCGCCAATTCATCTTTAGAATGCGTGAGTTTGAGCAGATGGAGATGCAATTTTTTGTCAAACCGGGCGAAGAAATTGAATGGTACGAAAACTGGAAGGCCAAGCGAATTGCCTGGCATAAAGCACTCGGCTTAGGAGAAGAGAATTACCGTTTCCACGATCATGTGAACCTAGCGCACTATGCGAATGCTGCTGCTGATATTCAGTTCAATTTCCCTATGGGCTTCAAAGAACTAGAAGGCATTCACTCAAGAACTGACTTTGACCTAAAGGCCCACGAAGAGCATTCAGGTAAGAAATTGCAGTTCTTTGATACAGTTGAGAATAAGTCTTACGTGCCGTACGTGGTGGAAACTTCCATAGGTCTGGATCGTATGTTCCTGGCTATCTTGTCCAGTGCTTTCACTGAAGAAACTTTGGAAGATGGAAGTGAAAGAACAGTGTTGAAGTTACCAGCACCATTGGCACCTTATCATGTGGCTGTGTTGCCATTATTGAAAAAGGAAGAGTCAGGTTTACCTGCAAAGGCAAGAGAGATTCTCTCTGAACTGCAGTTTGATTTCAATTGCCAATATGACGAGAAAGATGCCATTGGTAAACGATATAGAAGACAGGATGCCATTGGTACACCTTACTGCGTAACGGTGGATCACCAGACTTTAGAAGATAATACCGTGACCATTCGGGATAGAGATGACCTTTCTCAAATCAGAGTATCTATAGATGAGGTAAAAGGCAAACTCAAGGAAAAGACTTCTATGGAGTCTCTTTTGAGGAAGCTAGATTAG
- the nrtS gene encoding nitrate/nitrite transporter NrtS — MKINSNNSWLSAISDKKNIMLAVKMSLVVGTLLNCINQAECLINQDFEQLNIPKLLFTYSVPFFVSIYSSTIAKFNR; from the coding sequence ATGAAAATTAACTCAAACAACTCATGGTTGTCAGCAATCTCTGATAAGAAGAATATTATGCTGGCAGTCAAAATGTCTCTGGTGGTTGGCACATTACTGAATTGTATTAATCAGGCAGAATGCTTGATAAACCAGGATTTCGAGCAGCTTAATATCCCAAAGCTCTTATTTACCTATAGCGTTCCTTTTTTCGTTTCCATTTATTCAAGCACAATCGCTAAATTCAATCGGTAG
- a CDS encoding amidohydrolase family protein, translating to MKLLIQRTFLSFLFLFSLISLSAQDLYITGGSYFDVASGEMIKNQGIVIRSGKFVNINQALTSTEGYEVLTLNDNQYLLPGIFDLHAHYRVTFDGVRRDEVEANPVIFLANGVTSTFPGGEIQPEVMLEARRKIDRGEKIGARIHSSGPYFGTAFPAWNRGTTIEDIYNTVDKWAELGVSGFKAKGISPVLLKALIERAHMHGLPVTGHLGSGFRNTVNPRDAITMGIDRIEHFLGGDALPNTQSAYATLQNLDVNDPAIDKQIDHFITNGIFFDATLTAYGYYGHREEFYDHWHDERKYLTPYAFEITKETRQELGMFQKIFDVKKVTIKKYFDKGGKITLGTDHPSVGEYIPGFSAHREMEALVSIGIPNAEVLKIATINGAQALRKSDILGSIAVSKLADAFVVTGNPLDEITNTRNVLTVIKGGKVYDSKTLLKSVEGKMGPKDEEDWKN from the coding sequence ATGAAACTATTGATCCAGCGTACATTCCTTTCTTTTCTCTTTCTTTTTTCCTTGATAAGCCTTTCGGCTCAAGACCTCTACATCACTGGCGGTTCGTACTTCGATGTGGCCTCAGGTGAAATGATCAAAAACCAGGGGATCGTGATTCGAAGTGGCAAGTTTGTGAACATCAATCAGGCTTTAACCTCAACCGAGGGGTATGAGGTATTAACGCTAAATGATAATCAATATCTGCTGCCTGGCATTTTTGATTTACATGCTCACTACCGCGTGACATTTGATGGGGTCCGAAGGGATGAGGTTGAGGCGAATCCCGTAATTTTTCTGGCCAATGGGGTTACTTCTACCTTTCCGGGAGGCGAAATTCAACCAGAAGTAATGCTTGAGGCCCGGAGAAAAATCGATCGTGGAGAGAAGATCGGGGCGCGAATTCATAGTTCTGGGCCATACTTTGGAACAGCATTTCCAGCCTGGAATAGGGGAACAACCATTGAAGACATTTACAATACGGTCGACAAATGGGCAGAACTTGGCGTCTCAGGCTTTAAAGCCAAAGGCATTTCACCTGTACTGCTGAAAGCTCTGATCGAAAGAGCACATATGCATGGCTTACCTGTCACAGGGCATCTGGGTTCTGGGTTTAGAAACACCGTCAATCCGAGAGATGCCATTACTATGGGGATTGATAGAATTGAGCACTTCCTAGGAGGCGATGCCTTACCCAATACACAATCGGCATATGCTACACTACAAAATTTAGACGTGAATGATCCAGCGATTGATAAGCAAATCGATCATTTCATCACCAATGGTATTTTCTTTGATGCTACACTCACTGCTTATGGATACTATGGTCATCGCGAGGAATTCTACGACCATTGGCATGATGAGCGTAAATATTTGACCCCTTATGCCTTTGAAATCACCAAAGAGACACGCCAGGAATTGGGTATGTTCCAAAAGATCTTCGATGTAAAGAAGGTGACGATCAAAAAGTACTTTGATAAAGGAGGTAAGATAACCTTAGGCACCGATCATCCTTCCGTTGGGGAATATATTCCTGGATTTAGTGCACATCGCGAAATGGAAGCCCTGGTTTCAATCGGTATTCCGAATGCTGAGGTTTTAAAAATTGCCACAATTAATGGTGCTCAGGCTTTGAGAAAGAGCGATATCCTTGGAAGCATTGCCGTAAGCAAATTGGCAGATGCTTTTGTGGTCACAGGCAACCCTCTGGACGAGATTACCAATACAAGAAATGTGCTTACCGTGATTAAAGGAGGAAAAGTATATGATTCAAAGACCTTGTTGAAAAGTGTGGAAGGTAAGATGGGGCCTAAGGATGAAGAGGATTGGAAAAATTGA
- a CDS encoding DUF2911 domain-containing protein, producing MSKRVIYIFGTIVFVLLAIIGVQQYMLYQTKQYSPESIARYTSSDVSISVTYSRPSKKGREIFGDLVPYGRWWRTGANEPTTIEVSRDITFGEDQLLPAGEYSLVTIPDASSWQVIFNNRIPDWGTTYYPESNVVNVSARVELLPDVVELFTIDFTEENGTPALILAWDHTKVTVPFQVR from the coding sequence ATGTCTAAGCGCGTCATATACATTTTTGGCACTATTGTCTTTGTTCTACTCGCAATTATTGGGGTACAGCAATACATGCTATATCAAACAAAACAGTATAGCCCAGAATCGATCGCTAGGTATACCAGTAGTGACGTCAGTATAAGCGTTACTTATAGTCGTCCTTCAAAAAAGGGTCGGGAGATTTTTGGTGATTTGGTCCCTTATGGCAGATGGTGGAGAACCGGGGCGAACGAACCAACGACAATTGAGGTTTCCAGAGACATCACATTTGGAGAAGATCAGCTTCTTCCAGCCGGTGAATACTCTTTAGTAACCATCCCAGACGCCTCTTCTTGGCAAGTCATTTTCAACAATAGAATTCCCGATTGGGGAACCACGTATTACCCAGAAAGCAACGTTGTCAATGTAAGTGCGAGAGTAGAGCTATTGCCCGATGTGGTGGAGCTTTTTACCATTGATTTTACTGAAGAAAACGGTACTCCTGCACTGATTTTAGCTTGGGATCACACCAAGGTTACAGTGCCTTTTCAGGTACGCTAA
- a CDS encoding ROK family protein, translating to MSEKLWGIDLGGTKIEGIVLKSKDDPQVLVRERIDTESDGGYEHVLNRIKMLIDQLSEKIGERPNIIGMGTPGAIDPPTGLLKNSNSQSINKKPFKKDLEALIGIPTVMANDANCFALAEAQMGIVPEVDPDAKVVFGVIMGTGCGGGVVVNGQVINGKHGIGGEWGHNFLDASGGPCYCGKSGCTEKIISGTGLENYYEEITGTRKRLKEIIPAARTGEDPNAVKTMDRLMHFFGLGISTIINTLDPDVIILGGGVGNIEELYTRGVAEAEKHVFNPRLETKIVRPKLGDSAGVFGAAFLTI from the coding sequence ATGTCAGAAAAGCTTTGGGGAATTGATTTAGGTGGTACAAAAATCGAAGGCATCGTTTTGAAGTCGAAAGACGACCCCCAGGTATTGGTCAGAGAAAGAATCGATACGGAAAGTGACGGTGGTTATGAGCATGTACTCAATCGCATTAAGATGTTGATTGATCAATTGTCGGAAAAAATTGGCGAAAGGCCTAATATCATCGGAATGGGCACCCCGGGAGCGATTGACCCTCCTACTGGCCTCTTGAAAAACAGCAACTCTCAGTCCATCAATAAGAAGCCCTTCAAAAAAGATCTTGAGGCTTTGATAGGAATTCCGACCGTTATGGCCAATGATGCTAATTGCTTTGCCCTTGCAGAGGCGCAAATGGGTATTGTTCCTGAAGTAGATCCGGATGCAAAGGTAGTTTTTGGCGTGATCATGGGTACTGGCTGTGGAGGGGGTGTAGTGGTAAATGGACAAGTCATCAATGGTAAGCATGGTATTGGTGGAGAGTGGGGCCATAACTTCCTTGATGCCTCTGGCGGGCCTTGCTACTGCGGAAAATCAGGCTGCACGGAAAAAATTATCTCTGGAACTGGGCTTGAGAATTACTACGAGGAGATCACGGGCACCCGAAAAAGACTCAAGGAAATCATTCCAGCGGCCCGTACAGGTGAAGATCCTAATGCAGTGAAAACTATGGACAGACTGATGCACTTCTTTGGCTTAGGTATATCGACTATCATCAATACTCTAGATCCCGATGTCATTATCTTAGGCGGTGGAGTGGGCAACATAGAGGAGCTCTATACACGAGGAGTAGCAGAAGCTGAAAAGCATGTATTTAACCCTCGCTTAGAAACAAAAATTGTTAGGCCAAAGCTTGGTGACAGTGCTGGTGTTTTCGGTGCGGCTTTTTTGACTATCTGA
- a CDS encoding SDH family Clp fold serine proteinase: MGIYSEYLDKGLNFQKLSDERKKQLKRIAQLRDSDVLVYAADLTAANAPISIDLSDVLPFKDQIAQCKSKSVDIIIETPGGFAEVVEDLIDLLRVKFEKVAVIIPGIAKSAGTIFAMGTDEILMGKTAALGPIDAQIASNNKRFSAEAFLEGLEKIKSEVIERGKLNPAYIPILQNISPGEIQHCENAQSFSKSLVTKWLSTYKFKNWETHKSTGKKVTDEEKVKRAEDIANILCKHSEWLTHGKSIKIADLRAMKLEIKDYTEDSNLEDAINRYYTLLRMTFESTNIYKVFETHSSQIFRFSGTNIPPLQNMPGKGGEPDKAMIDYNCPTCQARYKIQANLKKNVPLEQGAIAYPKNNTFKCTRCGTLNNLTPLRLQIEAQARKKIIL; this comes from the coding sequence ATGGGAATCTACTCTGAGTACCTTGATAAAGGGTTGAACTTTCAAAAATTATCGGACGAAAGAAAAAAACAATTAAAGAGGATAGCCCAGTTAAGAGATTCTGATGTGCTAGTCTATGCCGCAGACCTTACCGCTGCTAATGCTCCCATATCTATCGATTTATCTGATGTACTTCCATTCAAGGACCAAATTGCTCAATGCAAAAGCAAAAGTGTAGATATAATAATTGAAACGCCTGGTGGTTTTGCCGAAGTGGTTGAAGACCTCATAGACCTACTTCGGGTAAAGTTCGAAAAAGTAGCCGTAATCATACCAGGAATAGCAAAAAGCGCTGGAACAATATTCGCCATGGGTACGGATGAGATACTTATGGGCAAAACTGCTGCATTGGGGCCCATAGATGCTCAAATAGCATCTAATAATAAAAGATTCTCTGCGGAAGCATTCCTCGAAGGGTTAGAAAAAATAAAGTCAGAAGTCATTGAAAGAGGTAAATTAAACCCTGCCTACATACCGATTTTACAGAATATTTCTCCGGGAGAAATTCAACACTGCGAAAATGCTCAGTCATTCTCAAAATCGTTAGTCACAAAATGGCTATCAACGTACAAGTTCAAGAATTGGGAAACTCATAAATCGACTGGCAAGAAAGTAACTGATGAAGAAAAGGTAAAACGAGCAGAGGACATTGCCAACATTTTGTGTAAGCATTCAGAATGGCTGACACATGGCAAGTCAATAAAAATCGCGGATTTAAGAGCGATGAAGCTAGAAATAAAGGATTATACTGAAGATTCCAATTTGGAGGACGCTATAAATAGATACTATACTCTACTTAGAATGACATTTGAGTCAACGAATATTTACAAAGTATTTGAAACGCACTCCTCACAAATATTTAGATTCTCGGGAACAAATATTCCTCCTCTTCAAAATATGCCTGGAAAAGGAGGTGAACCAGATAAAGCTATGATTGACTATAACTGTCCCACCTGCCAGGCCCGGTACAAAATACAAGCTAATCTCAAAAAGAACGTTCCTTTAGAACAAGGGGCAATAGCTTACCCTAAAAATAATACGTTCAAATGCACCAGGTGTGGCACATTAAATAACCTTACACCTCTTAGATTACAAATAGAAGCTCAAGCTAGAAAGAAAATAATTTTATAA
- a CDS encoding bifunctional alpha/beta hydrolase/OsmC family protein, producing the protein MKSFKLEFPNADGQMLSARLEMPVDKKPKAYALFAHCFTCSKNLMAVTNISRALTSRGIAVLRFDFTGLGDSEGEFADTNFSSNVQDLIVAAEYLKSEYEAPKLIVGHSLGGAAVLIAAHKLPYITAVATVGAPADPPHVKHLFEGALDEIETAGKAKVSLGGRPFTIKKQFIDDLQEYEQSQVIKELDRPLLILHSPQDDTVDIKNAEKIYLAAHHPKSYISLDGADHLLTRKEDASYVGEVIASWATRYLPKPDEDGLTTDHQVVVRNEKERGLLTEILANGHYMIADEPKDVGGTDLAGTPYDLLVASLGACTAMTIRLYANHKGLDLEEVKVHLTREKRHAADAESLDEKSKMEFIDRELELTGNLTEEQRNRIVEIADRCPVHKTLTQGLIVNTKLKQAVS; encoded by the coding sequence ATGAAAAGCTTCAAACTTGAATTCCCTAATGCCGATGGTCAGATGCTTTCGGCAAGACTAGAAATGCCGGTGGATAAAAAGCCCAAGGCATATGCTCTGTTTGCGCATTGTTTTACCTGCTCCAAAAACTTAATGGCCGTTACCAATATTAGTAGGGCCCTGACATCCAGAGGGATTGCCGTTTTACGTTTTGATTTTACTGGGCTTGGTGACAGCGAAGGCGAATTCGCAGACACAAATTTTTCGAGCAATGTTCAGGATTTGATCGTTGCTGCGGAATACCTTAAGTCCGAATATGAGGCCCCTAAGCTAATTGTAGGTCATTCCTTAGGAGGGGCAGCTGTGTTAATTGCAGCCCATAAACTTCCTTATATCACAGCGGTCGCCACAGTTGGAGCGCCAGCCGATCCACCGCATGTAAAGCACTTATTTGAAGGAGCGCTAGACGAAATTGAGACAGCCGGCAAGGCAAAAGTTTCCCTTGGCGGAAGACCTTTTACCATAAAGAAGCAGTTCATCGATGACCTGCAGGAGTACGAACAGTCTCAGGTAATTAAAGAATTGGATAGGCCACTACTCATTCTTCACTCCCCACAAGATGATACAGTAGATATTAAAAATGCTGAGAAAATATATCTGGCAGCGCATCACCCCAAGAGTTATATCTCTCTGGATGGAGCAGACCATTTGCTGACAAGAAAGGAAGACGCCTCCTATGTGGGTGAAGTAATCGCCTCTTGGGCTACCCGGTATTTGCCAAAGCCAGATGAAGATGGGCTAACTACTGATCACCAAGTAGTGGTAAGGAATGAAAAGGAAAGAGGTCTGCTCACGGAGATTTTAGCTAATGGCCACTATATGATTGCAGATGAGCCAAAAGACGTGGGAGGTACCGACTTGGCTGGAACGCCATATGACCTATTGGTTGCTTCTCTAGGTGCTTGTACTGCCATGACCATTCGGTTGTACGCGAACCACAAAGGACTTGATTTGGAAGAGGTTAAAGTTCACCTCACCAGAGAAAAACGACATGCGGCCGATGCTGAGTCTTTAGATGAAAAGAGCAAGATGGAATTCATCGATCGGGAGCTGGAGCTAACCGGTAACCTTACTGAAGAACAGCGAAATAGGATCGTTGAGATTGCCGATCGCTGTCCAGTTCATAAGACACTGACGCAAGGTTTAATTGTGAACACTAAACTGAAGCAAGCTGTTTCCTGA